From one Sphaeramia orbicularis chromosome 9, fSphaOr1.1, whole genome shotgun sequence genomic stretch:
- the ap1b1 gene encoding AP-1 complex subunit beta-1 isoform X2, producing the protein MQEWANQLCENRQFGSKMTDSKYFTTTKKGEIFELKAELNSDKKEKKKEAVKKVIASMTVGKDVSALFPDVVNCMQTDNLELKKLVYLYLMNYAKSQPDMAIMAVNTFVKDCEDPNPLIRALAVRTMGCIRVDKITEYLCEPLRKCLKDEDPYVRKTAAVCVAKLHDINAQLVEDQGFLDTLKDLISDSNPMVVANAVAALSEIAESHPNSNLLDLNPQTINKLLTALNECTEWGQIFILDCLANYTPRDDRESQSICERVTPRLSHANSAVVLSAVKVLMKFMEMLPKDLDYYGTLLKKLAPPLVTLLSAEPELQYVALRNINLIVQRRPEILKHEMKVFFVKYNDPIYVKLEKLDIMIRLASQANIAQVLAELKEYATEVDVDFVRKAVRAIGRCAIKVEQSAERCVSTLLDLIQTKVNYVVQEAIVVIKDIFRKYPNKYESVIATLCENLDSLDEPEARAAMIWIVGEYAERIDNADELLESFLEGFHDESTQVQLQLLTGIVKLFLKKPTETQELVQQVLSLATQDSDNPDLRDRGYIYWRLLSTDPVAAKEVVLAEKPLISEETDLIEPTLLEELICHIGTLASVYHKPPSAFVEGSRGVQHKRLPGSAGSGESVDSPDTGSAAGVSEAPPAVIPSQGDLLGDLLNLDLTPPTTTGPPPPTSGMQMGAMDLLGGGLDSLPPIPLRTDTPQSPQLSHQSPSPPDYSPTELGGDLGGNPAMAAGFGAPPAVMPTSFNAPVSGGLDDLFDLGGGVGMPMGSYSPPKTVWLPAMKAKGLEISGTFARRSGVIQMEMTLTNKAMSVMTDFAIQFNRNSFGLAPAGPLQVLTPLSPNQSIEVSLPLNTVGPVMKMEPLNNLQVAVKNNIDVFYFSCQYPISMLFVEDGKMERQVFLATWKDIPNDNESQFQIKDCHLSSDAASNKLQGSNIFTIAKRTVEGQDMLYQSIKLTNGIWVLAELRVQAGNPNYTVSLKCRAPEVSQSVFQSYEAVLKN; encoded by the exons ATGCAGGAATGGGCGAATCAGTTATGC GAAAACCGCCAATTTGGATCCAAGATGACAGACTCCAAGTATTTCACGACCACCAAGAAAG GTGAGATCTTTGAGCTTAAGGCAGAGTTGAACAGTgataaaaaggagaaaaagaaggaggctGTGAAGAAGGTCATTGCATCTATGACTGTTGGAAAAGATGTCAG TGCTCTGTTTCCAGATGTTGTGAACTGTATGCAGACAGACAACCTAGAACTGAAGAAGCTGGTCTACCTCTACCTGATGAACTATGCCAAGAGTCAGCCTGACATGGCAATCATGGCTGTTAACACCTTTGTAAAG GATTGTGAAGACCCAAACCCTCTTATCCGAGCCCTTGCTGTTCGCACCATGGGTTGTATCCGTGTTGACAAGATCACAGAGTACCTCTGTGAGCCATTGAGGAAATGTCTGAAGGATGAAGACCCATATGTGAGGAAGACAGCAGCTGTGTGTGTAGCAAAGCTCCATGATATCAATGCCCAGTTGGTGGAGGATCAGGGCTTCCTGGATACCCTGAAGGACCTCATCTCAGACTCCAACCCCATG gtgGTAGCAAATGCAGTGGCAGCACTGTCTGAGATAGCAGAGTCTCATCCCAACAGTAATCTTCTAGACCTGAACCCTCAGACTATCAACAAGTTACTGACAGCTCTTAATGAGTGCACAGAGTGGGGACAAATCTTCATTCTTGACTGTCTGGCTAATTACACACCTCGTGATGACCGCGAGTCCCAAAG CATCTGTGAGCGTGTGACGCCACGGCTCTCCCATGCCAACTCTGCAGTGGTGTTATCAGCAGTAAAAGTTCTAATGAAATTTATGGAGATGCTGCCCAAAGATTTGGACTACTATGGCACACTGCTCAAGAAGCTTGCCCCCCCTCTGGTTACTCTTCTCTCTGCTGAGCCTGAGTTACAATATGTGGCCCTCAGAAATATCAACCTCATTGTACAGAGACG CCCAGAAATCCTGAAACATGAGATGAAGGTTTTCTTTGTCAAATACAACGACCCAATCTATGTCAAACTGGAGAAGCTGGACATCATGATTCGCTTAGCATCTCAAGCAAACATTGCTCAG GTGTTGGCTGAGCTGAAGGAGTATGCCACAGAGGTGGACGTGGACTTTGTCCGCAAAGCAGTCAGAGCCATTGGCCGCTGTGCCATCAAAGTTGAG CAATCAGCAGAGCGCTGTGTCAGCACCTTGCTAGACCTCATTCAGACCAAGGTGAACTACGTGGTGCAGGAGGCCATTGTAGTCATCAAGGACATCTTCCGCAAATATCCCAATAA GTATGAGAGTGTCATTGCTACTCTGTGTGAAAATTTGGACTCCCTGGATGAGCCAGAGGCACGCGCAGCCATGATCTGGATTGTGGGAGAGTACGCCGAACGCATTGACAACGCTGATGAGCTGCTGGAGAGCTTTCTGGAGGGTTTCCATGATGAAAGCACCCAG GTACAGTTGCAGCTACTGACTGGCATAGTCAAGCTGTTCCTGAAAAAGCCCACAGAGACTCAGGAGCTGGTGCAGCAGGTGTTAAGCCTGGCCACACAG GACTCTGACAACCCTGACCTCAGGGACCGTGGGTACATTTATTGGCGTCTGCTCTCTACGGACCCAGTGGCTGCCAAGGAGGTGGTTCTGGCTGAGAAGCCCCTGATCTCTGAGGAGACTGATCTGATTGAGCCTACACTGCTGGAGGAGCTCATCTGTCACATTGGTACTCTGGCCTCTGTTTACCACAAGCCTCCCAGTGCCTTCGTTGAGGGCAGCCGTGGTGTTCAACATAAGAGACTTCCAGGCAGTGCTGGATC TGGGGAGAGTGTTGATAGCCCAGATACAGGCTCAGCTGCTGGAGTCTCTGAGGCCCCCCCCGCTGTTATTCCCTCCCAGGGAGATCTCCTGGGAGATTTGCTCAATCTGGACCTGACACCTCCCACCACAACTGGACCACCACCACCCACCTCTGGCATGCAGATGGGAGCTATGGATCTTCTTGGTGGAGGACTGGATAGCCTG CCGCCCATTCCCCTGCGGACGGACACTCCTCAGTCACCTCAGCTCTCACATCAGTCCCCATCGCCCCCAGATTACAGCCCTACTGAG CTTGGCGGAGACCTTGGAGGAAATCCTGCT ATGGCGGCTGGTTTTGGTGCTCCTCCAGCTGTTATGCCAACCTCTTTCAATGCCCCTGTTAGTGGCGGTTTGGATGACCTGTTTGATCTTGGAGGTGGAGTTGGGATGCCAATGGGATCTTACAGCCCCCCTAAAACA GTTTGGCTTCCAGCCATGAAGGCTAAGGGTCTGGAGATATCTGGTACCTTTGCCCGCCGTTCTGGGGTTATCCAAATGGAGATGACCCTCACTAACAAAGCTATGAGTGTTATGACTGATTTTGCTATCCAGTTTAACAGAAACAG CTTTGGTCTAGCTCCAGCTGGTCCGCTGCAAGTTCTTACTCCTCTTAGCCCAAACCAGAGTATTGAAGTGAGCCTTCCCCTCAATACTGTCGGACCTGTCATGAAGATGGAGCCTCTCAATAATCTACAG GTGGCTGTAAAGAACAACATTGACGTCTTCTACTTCAGCTGCCAGTACCCCATCAGCATGCTGTTTGTGGAGGATGGAAAGATGG AGCGACAGGTGTTCCTGGCCACATGGAAAGACATTCCTAATGACAATGAGTCCCAGTTTCAGATCAAAGACTGTCATCTCAGCTCAG ATGCTGCCTCCAACAAACTGCAAGGTAGCAACATTTTCACCATAGCCAAGCGTACAGTGGAAGGCCAGGACATGCTTTATCAGTCCATAAAACTGACCAATGGCATCTGGGTGCTGGCAGAGCTGAGGGTGCAGGCAGGAAACCCCAACTACACG GTCTCCCTGAAGTGCAGAGCTCCAGAGGTTTCCCAGTCTGTGTTTCAGAGTTACGAGGCAGTGCTGAAGAACTGA
- the ap1b1 gene encoding AP-1 complex subunit beta-1 isoform X4 has protein sequence MQEWANQLCENRQFGSKMTDSKYFTTTKKGEIFELKAELNSDKKEKKKEAVKKVIASMTVGKDVSALFPDVVNCMQTDNLELKKLVYLYLMNYAKSQPDMAIMAVNTFVKDCEDPNPLIRALAVRTMGCIRVDKITEYLCEPLRKCLKDEDPYVRKTAAVCVAKLHDINAQLVEDQGFLDTLKDLISDSNPMVVANAVAALSEIAESHPNSNLLDLNPQTINKLLTALNECTEWGQIFILDCLANYTPRDDRESQSICERVTPRLSHANSAVVLSAVKVLMKFMEMLPKDLDYYGTLLKKLAPPLVTLLSAEPELQYVALRNINLIVQRRPEILKHEMKVFFVKYNDPIYVKLEKLDIMIRLASQANIAQVLAELKEYATEVDVDFVRKAVRAIGRCAIKVEQSAERCVSTLLDLIQTKVNYVVQEAIVVIKDIFRKYPNKYESVIATLCENLDSLDEPEARAAMIWIVGEYAERIDNADELLESFLEGFHDESTQVQLQLLTGIVKLFLKKPTETQELVQQVLSLATQDSDNPDLRDRGYIYWRLLSTDPVAAKEVVLAEKPLISEETDLIEPTLLEELICHIGTLASVYHKPPSAFVEGSRGVQHKRLPGSAGSGESVDSPDTGSAAGVSEAPPAVIPSQGDLLGDLLNLDLTPPTTTGPPPPTSGMQMGAMDLLGGGLDSLMGDESEPLGGDLGGNPAMAAGFGAPPAVMPTSFNAPVSGGLDDLFDLGGGVGMPMGSYSPPKTVWLPAMKAKGLEISGTFARRSGVIQMEMTLTNKAMSVMTDFAIQFNRNSFGLAPAGPLQVLTPLSPNQSIEVSLPLNTVGPVMKMEPLNNLQVAVKNNIDVFYFSCQYPISMLFVEDGKMERQVFLATWKDIPNDNESQFQIKDCHLSSDAASNKLQGSNIFTIAKRTVEGQDMLYQSIKLTNGIWVLAELRVQAGNPNYTVSLKCRAPEVSQSVFQSYEAVLKN, from the exons ATGCAGGAATGGGCGAATCAGTTATGC GAAAACCGCCAATTTGGATCCAAGATGACAGACTCCAAGTATTTCACGACCACCAAGAAAG GTGAGATCTTTGAGCTTAAGGCAGAGTTGAACAGTgataaaaaggagaaaaagaaggaggctGTGAAGAAGGTCATTGCATCTATGACTGTTGGAAAAGATGTCAG TGCTCTGTTTCCAGATGTTGTGAACTGTATGCAGACAGACAACCTAGAACTGAAGAAGCTGGTCTACCTCTACCTGATGAACTATGCCAAGAGTCAGCCTGACATGGCAATCATGGCTGTTAACACCTTTGTAAAG GATTGTGAAGACCCAAACCCTCTTATCCGAGCCCTTGCTGTTCGCACCATGGGTTGTATCCGTGTTGACAAGATCACAGAGTACCTCTGTGAGCCATTGAGGAAATGTCTGAAGGATGAAGACCCATATGTGAGGAAGACAGCAGCTGTGTGTGTAGCAAAGCTCCATGATATCAATGCCCAGTTGGTGGAGGATCAGGGCTTCCTGGATACCCTGAAGGACCTCATCTCAGACTCCAACCCCATG gtgGTAGCAAATGCAGTGGCAGCACTGTCTGAGATAGCAGAGTCTCATCCCAACAGTAATCTTCTAGACCTGAACCCTCAGACTATCAACAAGTTACTGACAGCTCTTAATGAGTGCACAGAGTGGGGACAAATCTTCATTCTTGACTGTCTGGCTAATTACACACCTCGTGATGACCGCGAGTCCCAAAG CATCTGTGAGCGTGTGACGCCACGGCTCTCCCATGCCAACTCTGCAGTGGTGTTATCAGCAGTAAAAGTTCTAATGAAATTTATGGAGATGCTGCCCAAAGATTTGGACTACTATGGCACACTGCTCAAGAAGCTTGCCCCCCCTCTGGTTACTCTTCTCTCTGCTGAGCCTGAGTTACAATATGTGGCCCTCAGAAATATCAACCTCATTGTACAGAGACG CCCAGAAATCCTGAAACATGAGATGAAGGTTTTCTTTGTCAAATACAACGACCCAATCTATGTCAAACTGGAGAAGCTGGACATCATGATTCGCTTAGCATCTCAAGCAAACATTGCTCAG GTGTTGGCTGAGCTGAAGGAGTATGCCACAGAGGTGGACGTGGACTTTGTCCGCAAAGCAGTCAGAGCCATTGGCCGCTGTGCCATCAAAGTTGAG CAATCAGCAGAGCGCTGTGTCAGCACCTTGCTAGACCTCATTCAGACCAAGGTGAACTACGTGGTGCAGGAGGCCATTGTAGTCATCAAGGACATCTTCCGCAAATATCCCAATAA GTATGAGAGTGTCATTGCTACTCTGTGTGAAAATTTGGACTCCCTGGATGAGCCAGAGGCACGCGCAGCCATGATCTGGATTGTGGGAGAGTACGCCGAACGCATTGACAACGCTGATGAGCTGCTGGAGAGCTTTCTGGAGGGTTTCCATGATGAAAGCACCCAG GTACAGTTGCAGCTACTGACTGGCATAGTCAAGCTGTTCCTGAAAAAGCCCACAGAGACTCAGGAGCTGGTGCAGCAGGTGTTAAGCCTGGCCACACAG GACTCTGACAACCCTGACCTCAGGGACCGTGGGTACATTTATTGGCGTCTGCTCTCTACGGACCCAGTGGCTGCCAAGGAGGTGGTTCTGGCTGAGAAGCCCCTGATCTCTGAGGAGACTGATCTGATTGAGCCTACACTGCTGGAGGAGCTCATCTGTCACATTGGTACTCTGGCCTCTGTTTACCACAAGCCTCCCAGTGCCTTCGTTGAGGGCAGCCGTGGTGTTCAACATAAGAGACTTCCAGGCAGTGCTGGATC TGGGGAGAGTGTTGATAGCCCAGATACAGGCTCAGCTGCTGGAGTCTCTGAGGCCCCCCCCGCTGTTATTCCCTCCCAGGGAGATCTCCTGGGAGATTTGCTCAATCTGGACCTGACACCTCCCACCACAACTGGACCACCACCACCCACCTCTGGCATGCAGATGGGAGCTATGGATCTTCTTGGTGGAGGACTGGATAGCCTG ATGGGGGATGAGTCTGAGCCG CTTGGCGGAGACCTTGGAGGAAATCCTGCT ATGGCGGCTGGTTTTGGTGCTCCTCCAGCTGTTATGCCAACCTCTTTCAATGCCCCTGTTAGTGGCGGTTTGGATGACCTGTTTGATCTTGGAGGTGGAGTTGGGATGCCAATGGGATCTTACAGCCCCCCTAAAACA GTTTGGCTTCCAGCCATGAAGGCTAAGGGTCTGGAGATATCTGGTACCTTTGCCCGCCGTTCTGGGGTTATCCAAATGGAGATGACCCTCACTAACAAAGCTATGAGTGTTATGACTGATTTTGCTATCCAGTTTAACAGAAACAG CTTTGGTCTAGCTCCAGCTGGTCCGCTGCAAGTTCTTACTCCTCTTAGCCCAAACCAGAGTATTGAAGTGAGCCTTCCCCTCAATACTGTCGGACCTGTCATGAAGATGGAGCCTCTCAATAATCTACAG GTGGCTGTAAAGAACAACATTGACGTCTTCTACTTCAGCTGCCAGTACCCCATCAGCATGCTGTTTGTGGAGGATGGAAAGATGG AGCGACAGGTGTTCCTGGCCACATGGAAAGACATTCCTAATGACAATGAGTCCCAGTTTCAGATCAAAGACTGTCATCTCAGCTCAG ATGCTGCCTCCAACAAACTGCAAGGTAGCAACATTTTCACCATAGCCAAGCGTACAGTGGAAGGCCAGGACATGCTTTATCAGTCCATAAAACTGACCAATGGCATCTGGGTGCTGGCAGAGCTGAGGGTGCAGGCAGGAAACCCCAACTACACG GTCTCCCTGAAGTGCAGAGCTCCAGAGGTTTCCCAGTCTGTGTTTCAGAGTTACGAGGCAGTGCTGAAGAACTGA